The following are from one region of the Calditrichota bacterium genome:
- a CDS encoding Glu/Leu/Phe/Val dehydrogenase produces the protein MAKEKLNPFKIAQQQLDEAAERLGLDEATRELLRWPSREIWVTIPVKMDDGSVKVFHGFRVMYSNARGPAKGGIRWHPEETIDTVRALAAWMTWKTSVVDIPLGGGKGGIVCNPKEMSDGEKERLARGYIRKIGHFLAVNKDVPAPDVYTTPQIMAWMVDEYETMMGYNHPGMITGKPLELGGSQGRGDATARGGVYTVREAANALGIDASKTTYAIQGFGNAGQFAALLHKEILKGGKLVAVSDSSGGVYNADGFDPKALVDHKLKTGKVTGFPGAKSITNEELLELDVDVLYPAALEEVITEDNANNIKAKIICELANGPTTPAADEILFKNGVFVIPDFLANAGGVTVSYFEQVQNTYNYYWELEDVHQQLDRKMTKAFHAVYDVHKQENVHMRLAAYLVSVKRVAEACKLRGWV, from the coding sequence ATGGCCAAAGAAAAGCTGAATCCCTTCAAGATTGCGCAGCAGCAATTGGATGAGGCCGCCGAGAGGTTGGGTCTGGATGAAGCAACCCGTGAATTGTTGCGTTGGCCAAGTCGGGAAATCTGGGTGACGATTCCCGTCAAAATGGACGATGGCTCGGTAAAGGTGTTTCATGGATTTCGAGTCATGTACAGCAATGCCAGAGGTCCGGCCAAGGGTGGTATCCGTTGGCATCCTGAAGAAACGATTGATACGGTTCGCGCCCTGGCTGCCTGGATGACCTGGAAAACATCCGTGGTAGATATTCCACTGGGTGGTGGCAAAGGCGGTATTGTTTGTAATCCGAAAGAAATGTCTGACGGCGAAAAAGAACGTCTGGCTCGTGGTTACATTCGTAAAATCGGGCATTTTCTGGCGGTAAACAAAGATGTTCCTGCACCAGATGTGTACACCACCCCGCAAATCATGGCCTGGATGGTGGATGAATACGAAACCATGATGGGCTACAATCACCCGGGAATGATCACAGGTAAACCCCTGGAACTGGGCGGCTCTCAGGGCCGTGGCGATGCGACAGCCCGTGGTGGGGTGTACACCGTTCGCGAAGCCGCCAATGCGCTGGGCATAGATGCATCCAAAACAACATACGCCATTCAAGGATTTGGAAATGCCGGTCAATTTGCCGCACTTCTCCACAAAGAGATCCTGAAAGGTGGAAAATTGGTTGCCGTCAGTGATTCGAGCGGCGGGGTTTACAATGCCGATGGATTTGATCCCAAAGCATTGGTTGACCATAAATTGAAAACCGGCAAGGTAACGGGATTCCCCGGTGCCAAATCCATTACAAATGAAGAACTGCTGGAATTGGATGTGGATGTACTCTATCCGGCAGCTCTGGAAGAAGTGATCACCGAGGACAATGCCAATAATATCAAAGCAAAAATTATTTGTGAATTGGCAAACGGACCGACTACACCGGCTGCCGATGAAATCCTGTTCAAAAACGGCGTGTTTGTCATTCCCGATTTTCTGGCGAATGCCGGCGGTGTGACGGTTTCCTATTTTGAACAGGTTCAAAATACCTACAACTATTACTGGGAATTAGAAGATGTGCATCAGCAATTGGATCGCAAAATGACCAAGGCGTTCCATGCGGTGTACGATGTGCACAAACAGGAAAATGTTCACATGCGGTTAGCGGCCTATCTGGTGTCCGTGAAGCGTGTGGCAGAAGCCTGCAAGTTGCGCGGCTGGGTGTAA
- a CDS encoding SUF system NifU family Fe-S cluster assembly protein: MALEELYQEIILDHYKHPRNKGKIENPDIQEHAKNPLCGDEINISAKVENGVITEVKFWGQGCSISQSSASLLTEALKGKSLEEAKHLIWIFQEMLSGHDLPEAENIDWGELEALRGVTKFPARLKCATLAWNTVQKGIEIFEKKP, encoded by the coding sequence ATGGCACTGGAAGAATTGTACCAGGAAATCATTTTAGATCATTACAAGCATCCACGGAATAAGGGGAAAATCGAAAACCCCGACATTCAGGAACATGCCAAGAATCCCCTTTGCGGCGATGAAATCAACATCTCGGCAAAGGTGGAAAATGGGGTGATTACAGAGGTGAAATTTTGGGGACAGGGCTGCTCCATCAGCCAATCATCAGCCTCGTTGCTCACGGAGGCCCTTAAGGGAAAGAGCCTGGAAGAAGCAAAGCACCTGATCTGGATCTTTCAGGAAATGCTCTCCGGGCACGACCTGCCCGAAGCGGAAAATATCGACTGGGGGGAACTGGAAGCCCTGCGCGGCGTTACCAAGTTTCCGGCCCGGCTGAAATGTGCGACCCTCGCCTGGAATACGGTCCAAAAGGGAATTGAGATTTTCGAGAAAAAGCCCTGA
- the pepT gene encoding peptidase T: protein MEPKYTEQIIERFKKYVSFDTQSSEESESFPSTMKQKKLGKVLAQELKTMGLQDVEMDEWGYVTATLPANTDKNVPVVGLISHMDTSPEVSGANVKPIIHKNYQGGDIQLPGDPTQIIRFENTPALKDQIGNDIITADGTTLLGADDKAGITEIFTAVQYLLDHPEIKHGKIRIAITPDEEVGRGTEHFDVKKFGADYAYTLDGETVGEIENETFCADSVVITIHGINMHPGYAKGKLVNAIKVGAEMIARLPKDELSPETTEGREGYVHPHAIQGGVETTTLKFLIRDFTVEGLHEKEEFLKGIADSVIKKFPGATMDFEVQESYRNMRYKLDEDPKVVEFALEAVKRTGLEPHLSIIRGGTDGSRLSYEGLLTPNIFTGGHNFHSKLEWVSIQDMEKTVETIINLVQVWEEKS, encoded by the coding sequence ATGGAACCCAAATACACCGAACAAATTATTGAACGATTCAAAAAATACGTGTCGTTTGACACCCAATCTTCCGAGGAATCGGAATCGTTTCCGAGTACCATGAAACAAAAGAAGCTGGGGAAAGTTCTTGCCCAGGAATTAAAGACGATGGGACTGCAGGATGTGGAAATGGATGAATGGGGGTACGTGACGGCCACCCTGCCGGCCAACACCGACAAAAATGTGCCGGTGGTCGGTCTCATTTCTCACATGGACACCTCCCCTGAGGTTTCCGGCGCCAATGTTAAGCCCATTATTCATAAGAATTATCAGGGCGGCGACATCCAATTGCCCGGCGATCCGACACAGATTATCCGATTCGAAAATACACCGGCGCTCAAAGATCAAATCGGCAACGACATTATTACCGCAGACGGGACCACCCTTTTGGGGGCGGATGACAAAGCCGGGATCACGGAAATCTTCACGGCGGTGCAGTATCTTCTGGATCATCCGGAAATCAAACACGGCAAAATCCGAATTGCCATTACCCCGGATGAAGAAGTCGGGCGCGGAACGGAACATTTTGATGTGAAGAAATTCGGAGCCGACTATGCCTACACCCTCGATGGCGAAACGGTCGGCGAGATCGAAAATGAAACCTTTTGTGCGGACTCCGTAGTGATTACCATTCACGGAATCAACATGCATCCCGGTTACGCCAAGGGAAAGTTAGTGAATGCGATTAAGGTGGGCGCAGAAATGATTGCCCGGCTTCCCAAAGATGAATTATCCCCGGAAACTACCGAGGGGCGGGAGGGCTACGTTCACCCGCACGCCATCCAGGGCGGTGTGGAGACCACCACGCTCAAGTTTTTGATTCGCGATTTTACGGTGGAAGGGCTTCACGAAAAAGAGGAATTTCTGAAAGGAATTGCAGATTCCGTCATAAAGAAATTCCCCGGTGCCACAATGGATTTTGAGGTTCAGGAATCCTACCGAAACATGCGCTATAAATTGGATGAAGATCCAAAGGTCGTCGAATTTGCTCTGGAAGCCGTGAAGCGAACCGGATTGGAACCCCATTTAAGCATTATCCGCGGCGGAACCGACGGGTCGCGGTTGTCTTACGAGGGGCTGCTCACACCCAATATTTTTACAGGCGGACACAATTTCCACTCAAAGTTGGAATGGGTATCGATTCAGGATATGGAAAAAACGGTGGAAACCATCATCAATTTGGTTCAGGTTTGGGAAGAAAAAAGCTGA
- a CDS encoding DUF438 domain-containing protein encodes MSEIINNRQQRVDIMKALIRQLHDGVAEERVQNQLEKMLVEADYSDVFLMEMQLIQEGVPQESIQRLCDTHTRVLKKQLDLQETPETTPGHPVHTFVQENKAIAFTTQKIRRLFDQIDGLPPQEDAMPQMLEIHARLNDLMDIDKHYRRKENLLFPYFEKKNMPGPPAVMWGKHDDVRRQLKSVLSALQGISEIEASEARAFNRLAVETVLDAIDDMIYKEEKVLFPTAMDLLDEQEWYEIYNQSDEIGYCLFDPQFKWVPEGSVVESVNEGNFETGRIHMPTGYVSLTELMAIFKTMPFDLTFVDKDDIVRYFSPGQNRIFDRSRAILGRKVQYCHPPKSMHIVNQILNDFKSNKQNEARFWIRLGPRLVYIVYYALRDDQNNYLGTLEVTQDVTEINQLEGERRLLEYDEK; translated from the coding sequence ATGAGTGAAATTATAAATAATCGGCAGCAGCGTGTGGATATCATGAAAGCCCTTATTCGCCAGTTACACGACGGCGTGGCGGAGGAGCGCGTTCAGAATCAATTGGAAAAAATGCTTGTGGAGGCAGATTACTCCGATGTTTTTTTGATGGAAATGCAGCTCATTCAGGAGGGAGTTCCTCAGGAAAGCATTCAGAGGTTATGCGACACCCATACGCGCGTTCTGAAGAAGCAATTGGATTTACAGGAAACGCCCGAAACCACGCCGGGTCACCCTGTTCACACCTTCGTTCAGGAAAATAAGGCCATTGCTTTTACAACGCAAAAAATTCGTCGACTCTTTGATCAGATAGACGGATTACCTCCACAGGAGGATGCCATGCCTCAGATGCTGGAAATCCATGCGCGGCTTAACGATTTAATGGATATTGACAAGCATTATCGCAGGAAGGAGAACCTGCTGTTTCCCTATTTTGAGAAGAAAAACATGCCGGGTCCGCCTGCTGTTATGTGGGGCAAACATGACGATGTTCGACGGCAGCTCAAATCTGTACTGAGTGCGCTTCAGGGTATTTCAGAAATTGAGGCTTCGGAAGCACGCGCCTTCAACCGGCTGGCTGTGGAAACGGTGCTTGATGCCATTGACGATATGATTTATAAGGAAGAGAAGGTCCTGTTTCCGACGGCAATGGATTTACTCGATGAACAGGAATGGTATGAAATTTACAACCAGAGTGATGAAATCGGATACTGTTTATTTGATCCCCAATTTAAATGGGTGCCGGAGGGTTCTGTGGTTGAATCGGTCAACGAAGGAAACTTCGAAACCGGGCGGATTCACATGCCCACAGGGTACGTTTCTCTCACCGAATTGATGGCCATTTTCAAAACGATGCCCTTCGATTTAACGTTTGTGGACAAAGACGATATTGTTCGGTATTTTTCACCCGGACAAAATCGTATTTTTGACCGTTCCCGTGCCATTCTGGGAAGAAAGGTTCAGTATTGCCATCCGCCTAAAAGCATGCACATTGTAAACCAAATCCTGAATGATTTTAAATCGAATAAGCAGAATGAGGCACGATTCTGGATCAGGCTGGGCCCCAGGCTGGTTTACATCGTTTATTACGCCCTGCGCGACGATCAAAACAACTATCTGGGAACCCTGGAAGTTACACAAGATGTGACGGAAATCAATCAATTGGAAGGCGAACGTCGCCTTTTGGAATATGACGAAAAATAA
- the lptG gene encoding LPS export ABC transporter permease LptG, producing MKILDRYISKQFLNVLLFTLIAFIAIFLIVDLIENLDRFIDKRVPYLLVIEYYIYYLPNIFTLVLPVAMLLASLLSIGQFSRYNEITAMKSTGISLYRVALPLIVIGFLVSLGALIFNESIVPEANRAKFKIQRLYLDKIPPQIYYRRSNIAILEGQHQRVTIRLYDGEKKTAYNVSIQTFRSGTLISRIDAEKMVWKNNHWELQNGYFRIFSGDKETLSHFRVKDDLKFSFLPKDLDKTQKKPEEMNFFELRTFIEKMREAGVDPTKWLVDLQFKLAFPLTNLIIVLFGIPLAATSRRSGPALGFGLSLIIVFIFFGMIKITQSLGHDGTLSPFWAAWFSDLFFGTVGIFLLVKARK from the coding sequence ATGAAAATTCTGGATCGATACATTTCAAAACAATTTCTAAACGTACTGCTGTTTACGTTAATCGCATTTATTGCCATCTTTTTGATTGTCGATCTGATCGAAAATCTGGATCGGTTTATCGATAAACGGGTGCCTTACCTGCTGGTGATCGAATATTACATCTACTATTTACCGAATATTTTTACGCTGGTTCTCCCGGTGGCCATGCTGCTGGCAAGCCTTTTGTCGATCGGCCAATTTTCCCGATACAACGAAATAACCGCCATGAAATCCACAGGGATCAGCCTGTACCGCGTGGCCCTTCCGTTAATTGTTATCGGATTCCTGGTCAGTCTGGGGGCACTGATTTTCAATGAATCCATCGTACCCGAGGCCAATCGGGCCAAGTTTAAGATTCAACGGCTTTATCTGGATAAAATCCCGCCCCAAATCTACTACCGGAGAAGTAATATTGCCATTCTGGAAGGTCAGCACCAGCGCGTCACCATTCGTCTGTATGATGGTGAAAAGAAGACCGCCTACAATGTGAGCATTCAGACGTTCCGGTCAGGAACATTAATCTCCCGCATTGATGCGGAAAAAATGGTCTGGAAAAACAACCACTGGGAACTGCAAAACGGCTATTTTCGCATTTTTTCAGGTGACAAGGAAACCCTCTCCCATTTTCGGGTTAAGGATGATTTGAAATTCAGCTTCTTGCCGAAGGATCTGGACAAAACGCAGAAAAAACCGGAAGAAATGAATTTTTTCGAATTACGCACATTTATTGAAAAAATGCGCGAGGCAGGAGTAGACCCCACCAAATGGCTGGTGGATCTTCAGTTTAAACTGGCATTCCCGTTGACGAATTTGATTATCGTTCTATTTGGCATTCCCCTGGCAGCCACCTCGCGGCGCAGCGGCCCGGCATTGGGGTTTGGCCTGAGTCTGATCATCGTTTTCATTTTTTTCGGGATGATCAAGATTACGCAGTCGCTTGGACACGACGGAACCCTTTCCCCGTTTTGGGCGGCCTGGTTCAGCGATTTATTTTTCGGTACCGTGGGAATTTTTCTTCTGGTAAAGGCAAGAAAATAG
- the sufD gene encoding Fe-S cluster assembly protein SufD produces the protein METQLKDEKIDKQAVLRLSEQLAEPGWLREYRLRALERFMREPWPTGKEEEWRKTKIRHFQGENFTVPADPFSYPGKGSGAKLPPGLNGLLGEASLHAGLLVQMGQKPPFKRLSEEARAQNVLVSDLPRAVREYPDWVKPFLDNRETNAAGGKLEVLHEAFWNAGALVRVPSNTALEKPIVLVTHFSGMEESVFPQTLIAAEPNSRVHILEVVTSELPASRLSVNRRVKILAAEGARIDYSLLLLNSGNETAYSSLTAVGHRSSSLHVRLFQMGGRLSKTHIQTDLIGEGASANIRGLYFADXXQHMDFNTIQNHFERFTESNLLFKGAAGGQARSAYRGVIHIVPQAQETNAYQKNANLLLSREAHVDSNPVLEIEANEVRCSHGASTGPVDREELFYLQSRGLSPKLAQRLIVEGYFNEIISLLPLESLQDAVRQAIDQKIELSDFN, from the coding sequence ATGGAAACACAGTTGAAAGACGAAAAAATAGACAAGCAGGCTGTTCTTCGATTGTCTGAACAGCTGGCTGAACCCGGCTGGCTTCGGGAATACCGCCTGCGGGCATTGGAACGGTTTATGAGAGAGCCCTGGCCAACCGGTAAAGAGGAAGAGTGGCGAAAAACAAAAATCCGCCATTTTCAGGGAGAAAATTTTACGGTTCCGGCAGATCCGTTTAGCTACCCGGGGAAGGGTAGTGGTGCAAAACTTCCACCCGGTCTAAACGGGCTGCTGGGTGAGGCGTCCCTGCACGCGGGGTTGCTTGTGCAAATGGGACAAAAGCCGCCTTTTAAACGTCTTTCTGAGGAAGCCAGGGCTCAAAACGTGCTCGTAAGCGATTTGCCAAGGGCCGTGCGGGAATACCCGGATTGGGTAAAACCCTTTTTGGATAACCGGGAGACAAATGCAGCGGGGGGTAAATTGGAGGTTTTACACGAAGCCTTCTGGAATGCCGGTGCCCTGGTTCGGGTTCCCTCAAATACGGCTCTTGAAAAACCAATTGTTTTAGTGACGCATTTTTCCGGGATGGAAGAAAGTGTTTTTCCTCAAACGCTCATCGCAGCCGAACCCAACAGCCGGGTTCACATTCTGGAAGTCGTTACGTCCGAGTTGCCGGCATCCCGGTTGTCCGTTAATCGAAGGGTAAAAATTTTGGCGGCCGAAGGCGCCCGGATTGACTATTCCTTGCTTCTTTTGAATTCCGGCAACGAGACGGCTTATTCTTCTCTCACGGCTGTCGGGCATCGCAGCAGCTCCCTTCACGTCCGGCTGTTTCAAATGGGGGGCCGCCTTTCTAAAACACATATTCAAACCGATCTGATTGGCGAAGGCGCCTCGGCGAATATTCGGGGTCTCTATTTTGCGGATNNNNNNCAGCACATGGATTTCAACACCATCCAAAACCACTTTGAACGTTTCACGGAAAGCAATTTGCTTTTTAAGGGTGCCGCGGGCGGACAGGCGCGTTCGGCCTATCGCGGGGTCATTCACATTGTCCCGCAAGCACAAGAGACGAATGCGTATCAGAAGAACGCCAACCTTTTGCTTAGCCGGGAGGCCCATGTGGATTCGAATCCCGTACTTGAAATCGAAGCAAATGAGGTGCGGTGTTCTCACGGCGCCTCCACCGGCCCTGTTGATCGGGAGGAGCTGTTCTATCTTCAATCGCGGGGGCTTTCCCCAAAACTGGCCCAACGGCTGATTGTGGAGGGGTATTTCAATGAAATCATTTCTCTCTTGCCTTTGGAATCGCTTCAGGATGCCGTTCGTCAGGCCATTGATCAAAAAATAGAGTTGTCGGATTTCAATTGA
- a CDS encoding cysteine desulfurase — translation MAVDVQFKSMGSEWSAPNDSLECRKDFPILSQKINNHPLVFLDNAASTQKPLSVIRKMQKTYEDGYANVHRGAYQLSAQITDEYERSRQKIADFIHAPGMQNVIFTKNGSESINLVAYSWGRHFLKSGDEIIITEMEHHSNLIPWQILAQEKDVVLRVIPVLDDGTLDLETYESLLSDKTKLVAVTHVSNVLGTVNPVAKIVQMAHDAGARVLVDGAQSTPHFPVDVQALDCDFFTFSGHKMLGPTGIGVLYGKEDILDEMPPFLGGGDMIADVWIDHATYSDLPFKFEAGTPPFVEAIGLGAAIDYLNAIGMDRVWQHEQEITQYALSKLKNLPRIRLFGPDTNRAGVVSFCLDDIHPHDVATVLDQYGVAIRTGHHCAQPLMRRFGIPGTARASFYIYNTLLEVDQLIHALHKTREFFG, via the coding sequence ATGGCCGTAGATGTACAATTCAAGAGCATGGGCAGTGAATGGTCAGCTCCGAACGATAGTTTAGAGTGTCGCAAGGATTTTCCGATCCTGTCTCAAAAAATCAATAATCATCCTCTCGTTTTTTTGGATAATGCGGCATCCACCCAAAAGCCCCTTTCAGTGATCAGAAAAATGCAGAAAACGTATGAGGATGGCTATGCCAATGTTCATCGGGGGGCCTATCAGTTGAGTGCGCAGATTACGGACGAATACGAACGATCCCGGCAGAAAATTGCGGATTTCATTCATGCTCCGGGCATGCAAAATGTGATTTTTACAAAGAACGGATCGGAATCGATCAATCTGGTGGCCTATTCCTGGGGCAGGCACTTCTTAAAATCCGGGGATGAAATTATTATCACCGAAATGGAACACCACAGCAATCTCATTCCCTGGCAGATTTTGGCTCAGGAAAAAGATGTGGTGCTGCGGGTGATTCCTGTTTTGGATGATGGGACGCTCGATCTGGAGACCTACGAAAGTCTGCTTTCTGATAAGACGAAGCTGGTGGCGGTTACCCACGTGTCCAATGTTCTGGGAACTGTTAATCCTGTCGCAAAAATTGTACAGATGGCTCACGATGCGGGTGCCCGGGTTCTGGTGGACGGTGCACAAAGCACACCCCATTTTCCGGTAGATGTTCAGGCGCTGGATTGCGATTTTTTCACCTTTTCCGGACATAAAATGCTGGGCCCAACCGGCATTGGTGTTCTTTACGGAAAAGAGGATATTCTGGACGAAATGCCTCCTTTCTTGGGCGGCGGTGATATGATTGCCGATGTCTGGATCGATCATGCGACGTATAGTGATTTGCCTTTCAAATTCGAAGCCGGTACCCCCCCGTTTGTGGAAGCCATCGGACTGGGTGCGGCGATCGATTACCTCAATGCCATCGGGATGGATCGGGTCTGGCAGCATGAACAAGAAATAACCCAATACGCCCTTTCGAAGTTGAAAAATCTTCCCCGTATTCGGCTGTTCGGTCCCGACACGAACCGTGCCGGCGTTGTTTCGTTTTGCCTGGATGACATCCATCCGCACGATGTGGCCACTGTTCTGGATCAATATGGAGTGGCTATCCGCACGGGACACCACTGTGCACAACCGCTCATGCGGCGATTTGGGATTCCCGGAACCGCCCGTGCCAGTTTTTATATCTACAATACCTTGCTGGAGGTGGACCAGCTCATTCATGCATTGCACAAAACACGGGAGTTTTTTGGATAA
- a CDS encoding YjgP/YjgQ family permease, whose protein sequence is MKIVSKYVLKEHIGPFIFSLMLIILLFLMNIIFRELGHILSRGLKLKIVLEFLFLNIAWIVALAVPMAVLIATLMAFGRLSADNEITALKSSGISFYRVLTPVLLFFTGVGILLVLFNDRVLPNFNHRARLLTTDILRKRPTLKLEPNVVFREIPKITLLVHDVKNAGDSSKIYDVVLDDRSDRNSLKTILAKWGSVHFDYQSERLILNLYDGEIHEIAIGKLSEYQRVRFHKYRVAIDVPGLTLQRSNSQYRGDREKSVEMLLQDVRNLRKAVVRERENLYRMGEKPFRQVFRTHLLAQSASISNALPSGGAIAFRPAKRDSEIVTRETANLISQLQMEQRILKSYDRSINSLMVEVHKKYSIPAACIVFVLIGAPLGVMTRKGNLGISGGISVVFFLIYWIFLIGGEELADRQYITPFWAMWAANIFVGAAGIYLTVSSVREFHPLELTRFIPKFLRK, encoded by the coding sequence ATGAAAATCGTCTCTAAATACGTTCTCAAGGAACATATCGGTCCGTTCATTTTTTCCTTGATGCTTATCATCCTGCTTTTCCTGATGAATATTATTTTTCGGGAATTGGGACACATTTTGAGCCGCGGACTCAAATTGAAAATCGTCCTCGAATTTCTTTTTCTGAATATTGCCTGGATCGTTGCCCTGGCCGTCCCGATGGCCGTTTTGATTGCCACGCTTATGGCTTTCGGGCGTCTCTCTGCGGACAACGAGATCACAGCGCTCAAATCCAGCGGCATCAGTTTTTATCGGGTACTGACCCCCGTTCTTCTCTTTTTTACGGGCGTGGGTATTTTGCTGGTTCTTTTCAACGACCGGGTGCTTCCCAATTTTAACCACCGGGCCCGGCTGCTCACAACCGATATTTTGCGCAAACGCCCCACCCTTAAACTGGAGCCCAATGTTGTTTTCAGAGAAATTCCCAAGATTACCCTGCTGGTACACGATGTTAAAAACGCCGGGGATTCCTCCAAAATTTACGATGTGGTTCTGGACGACCGCAGCGATCGTAACAGCTTGAAAACCATCCTGGCCAAATGGGGAAGCGTCCATTTCGATTACCAGTCGGAGCGGCTGATTCTCAATCTTTACGACGGAGAAATTCACGAGATTGCTATTGGAAAACTCTCTGAGTACCAGCGCGTGAGGTTTCACAAATACCGGGTAGCCATTGATGTGCCCGGACTCACCCTCCAACGAAGCAATTCCCAGTACCGGGGCGACCGGGAAAAAAGCGTTGAAATGCTGCTTCAGGATGTCAGAAATCTCCGAAAGGCCGTTGTCCGGGAGCGCGAAAATCTGTATCGGATGGGAGAAAAACCCTTTCGGCAGGTTTTTCGCACACATCTGCTGGCCCAAAGTGCCAGTATCTCAAACGCTCTTCCTTCAGGCGGAGCGATTGCCTTTCGTCCGGCCAAACGGGATTCTGAAATCGTGACAAGAGAGACCGCAAATTTGATTTCCCAGCTCCAGATGGAACAGCGCATTCTCAAGAGTTACGACCGATCTATCAATTCACTCATGGTGGAGGTTCACAAAAAATATTCGATTCCGGCCGCGTGTATTGTATTTGTGCTCATTGGCGCCCCTCTGGGCGTGATGACGCGGAAGGGGAATCTGGGGATCAGCGGGGGCATCAGTGTGGTTTTCTTTTTGATTTACTGGATTTTCCTGATCGGGGGAGAAGAACTTGCCGATCGGCAATATATTACACCCTTCTGGGCGATGTGGGCTGCCAATATTTTTGTGGGAGCAGCCGGAATTTACCTGACCGTTTCCAGCGTACGGGAATTTCACCCGCTGGAGCTCACCCGGTTTATTCCAAAGTTTTTGAGGAAATGA